Genomic segment of Paraburkholderia agricolaris:
CGAAGATTGCGTTGCTGCCTCGACAGGCCGGATCAAAAATGCGAGTGAAGCCGACTCCTGGGCCGCGACCTGCAGACGTCGAACCTTATCGGTGCGCGCATTCGGCAGCCATACCAGCACGGCGCCCATACCATCCTGCTTCAATGCCTGTGCAGCGACCCAAAGAGCCTGATCCTCACTCGAACGCACCCATAAGACACGCTCGACATCGACACCCCAGGCCCTCAGAGCCGAAGCACTGGGCTGGTACGGCGGCGCCACGAGCATGACGTGCCGTTCGGCTTGTGCCGTGAGATGCTTGAGCGCACGGGCCAGCAGACGCAGCTCGCCAACTCCTTCGTGTTCAATCAATAATTCCGTCAGACCTCCAGCCGACCAGCCCTGCCCGGGCAGCAGTTGATCCAGCGCGGCATAACCGCTGGAAATCACCCGCGAGTCCGCCTCGGCAAGCTCACTGCCCTGCCATACCTGACGCCGCAATTGCGACGACAGCTCTGTTGTCGCCAGATGAATCGCTGCTGCCATAGACACGCTCATTCCATAGGAAATACTCCGCCCTGCCCGGTATCAGACAAGCATGAAGCGACGATCTTTCACTGTATATTTATACAGTATTTTAGGGGGGATGTTAAGAAGACAAAGCGAGGCGAAGAAGAGCACGCAGGGGGGAAATGACGAGGGGGTGAAGCTGTTTTGCCGTAGGTTTTCACCCGTGGGAGCAGTTGTTCTTTGGCGTAACGGCTAAGTTAGCCAACCTGGAGTTTCCATGTTCCAGAAGGATCGGAGCGAAAGTTCACGCATGTATGCTGCAGATATGCGCAAGAACTGACGGCTCATGCTGCGCCTCGATCCGTTGATGGACGATCAGGAACTTGATTCGCGCGAGTCGACCGGCGCGGTGTACTGGGAAGGTGCAGTGCGGGTGAGCCGCGACGGTGCGGACGTGGGCCGTGCGTATCTGGAGTTGACGGGTTACG
This window contains:
- the imuA gene encoding translesion DNA synthesis-associated protein ImuA; amino-acid sequence: MAAAIHLATTELSSQLRRQVWQGSELAEADSRVISSGYAALDQLLPGQGWSAGGLTELLIEHEGVGELRLLARALKHLTAQAERHVMLVAPPYQPSASALRAWGVDVERVLWVRSSEDQALWVAAQALKQDGMGAVLVWLPNARTDKVRRLQVAAQESASLAFLIRPVEAATQSSPAPLRMICEPLLPANAQTINRRQWLREIGISIDIFKRRGPPLAEPLRLILPLQSVVLPENGSGSNQGREIKHVVDRSHIATLVAGSGEASRVAPGWFTREAESV